One genomic segment of Microbacterium sp. BLY includes these proteins:
- the smpB gene encoding SsrA-binding protein SmpB has product MPRERGEKVIATNRRARHDYNIEKSYEAGMVLTGTEVKSLRQGRANLSDGYAFVKGNEVFLDAVHIPEYSQGHWTNHSAKRIRKLLLHREEIAKLAHAVSAGGYTLIPLKLYFSDGRAKVEIALAKGKREFDKRQALRERQDSREAERAMRLRNRMGE; this is encoded by the coding sequence ATGCCCAGGGAACGCGGGGAGAAGGTCATCGCGACCAATCGTCGCGCGCGTCACGACTACAACATCGAGAAGTCGTACGAGGCGGGGATGGTGCTCACCGGCACCGAGGTCAAGTCACTGCGCCAGGGGCGCGCGAACCTCAGCGACGGCTACGCGTTCGTGAAGGGCAACGAGGTCTTCCTGGACGCCGTGCACATCCCGGAGTACTCGCAGGGGCACTGGACGAACCACTCGGCCAAGCGCATCCGGAAGCTCCTCCTGCACCGGGAGGAGATCGCGAAGCTCGCGCACGCCGTCTCCGCCGGGGGATACACGCTCATCCCCCTGAAGCTGTACTTCTCGGACGGCCGCGCCAAGGTCGAGATCGCCCTCGCGAAGGGCAAGCGCGAGTTCGACAAGCGGCAGGCCCTCCGCGAGCGTCAGGACTCCAGGGAAGCCGAGCGCGCGATGCGCCTGCGCAACCGCATGGGCGAGTAG
- a CDS encoding prolyl oligopeptidase family serine peptidase, whose protein sequence is MSSPFGSWSSPFTAAAVAGASPRIDGARFVGDEVWWGESVPAEGGRVTVRSSTGAEILPAPWNARSRVHEYGGGAWTAEGDTLYFVSGADQRVHRMDRGAEPQPLTAAGPSHGGLRVQGGRLFAVREDLSAVPHRRAIVEIPLDGSAADDPAAVRVIAEGPGFFAHPALSPDGTRVAWVEWQADSMPWESAALAIGSPTGGTVTHVPTSAALQPEWAGDDALVFADDATGRWQLQLLPLDGLRAGTPRALTSSDADTGYGLWVLGNRWFQVQENGAVVAVRTNGRDAVQIVSPDGSVRPLAVPGDGHLSVDDVSGSRVLLSGDGSTVTSGVWSVDTDTGDVETVTGGLPVDRDWMPGAQQLVVEGAHGPVHAFAYPPASPEATGVDGELPPYVVLVHGGPTAHVTGAASASIAFFTSRGIGVLDVNYGGSTGYGRAYRDRLQGQWGVVDVDDVIAAARGLAEAGLADPARIAIRGGSAGGWTVLSALVRGGTFAAGISRYGVADLRMLAAETHDFEASYLDGLVGPLPATEDVYIERSPLTHADRIDVPVLLLQGGEDRVVPPSQSEAIRDALAANGIDHEYVLYPGEGHGFRSAETIVDALERELAFLGRVFGFTPSL, encoded by the coding sequence ATGTCCTCCCCGTTCGGTTCCTGGTCCTCCCCCTTCACCGCCGCGGCCGTCGCCGGGGCGTCCCCGCGCATCGACGGCGCCCGCTTCGTGGGCGACGAGGTGTGGTGGGGCGAGTCCGTCCCGGCGGAGGGCGGACGGGTGACGGTGCGCAGCTCGACGGGCGCGGAGATCCTCCCCGCCCCGTGGAATGCGCGCTCCCGCGTGCACGAGTACGGCGGGGGCGCGTGGACGGCCGAGGGCGACACGCTGTACTTCGTCTCGGGCGCCGACCAGCGCGTGCATCGGATGGATCGGGGGGCGGAGCCTCAGCCCCTCACCGCCGCCGGTCCCTCGCACGGTGGGCTGCGCGTGCAGGGTGGCCGTCTGTTCGCCGTGCGGGAAGACCTCTCGGCCGTGCCGCACCGCCGCGCGATCGTGGAGATCCCGCTGGACGGATCCGCCGCGGACGATCCGGCCGCGGTGCGCGTGATCGCCGAGGGCCCCGGATTCTTCGCGCACCCGGCACTGTCTCCCGATGGCACCCGTGTCGCCTGGGTCGAGTGGCAAGCCGACAGCATGCCGTGGGAGAGCGCCGCGCTCGCGATCGGATCGCCGACCGGCGGGACGGTGACGCACGTCCCCACGTCGGCGGCCCTGCAGCCGGAGTGGGCCGGCGACGACGCCCTCGTCTTCGCGGACGACGCCACGGGACGCTGGCAGCTCCAGCTCCTCCCCCTGGACGGCCTCCGCGCCGGGACGCCGCGGGCCCTGACCTCCTCGGACGCCGACACCGGATACGGGCTCTGGGTGCTCGGCAACCGCTGGTTCCAGGTGCAGGAGAACGGAGCCGTCGTGGCCGTCCGCACGAACGGGCGCGACGCCGTGCAGATCGTGTCCCCGGACGGCTCCGTCCGACCGCTCGCGGTGCCCGGCGACGGGCACCTCAGCGTCGACGACGTCTCCGGCTCGCGGGTGCTGCTGAGCGGGGACGGCTCGACGGTGACGTCCGGCGTCTGGAGCGTCGACACCGACACCGGCGATGTGGAGACCGTCACCGGTGGCCTCCCCGTCGACCGCGACTGGATGCCGGGCGCGCAACAGCTCGTCGTGGAGGGCGCGCACGGTCCGGTCCACGCCTTCGCGTATCCCCCGGCCTCCCCCGAGGCCACCGGGGTCGACGGCGAGCTGCCGCCCTACGTCGTCCTCGTGCACGGCGGACCGACCGCGCACGTGACCGGTGCCGCCTCCGCCTCGATCGCCTTCTTCACGAGCCGCGGCATCGGGGTGCTGGACGTGAACTACGGCGGGTCCACCGGATACGGACGCGCGTATCGGGACCGTCTCCAGGGCCAGTGGGGCGTCGTCGACGTGGACGACGTGATCGCAGCCGCCCGGGGCCTCGCCGAGGCCGGGCTCGCCGACCCCGCCCGCATCGCGATCCGCGGCGGATCCGCCGGCGGATGGACGGTGCTTTCGGCGCTCGTCCGCGGCGGGACGTTCGCCGCGGGCATCAGCCGTTACGGCGTCGCGGACCTGCGCATGCTGGCCGCCGAGACCCATGACTTCGAGGCGTCGTACCTCGATGGCCTGGTGGGCCCCCTCCCCGCTACGGAGGACGTGTACATCGAGCGCTCGCCCCTCACGCACGCCGACCGGATCGACGTGCCCGTGCTCCTGCTGCAGGGCGGGGAGGACCGCGTGGTGCCGCCGTCCCAGTCCGAGGCGATCCGCGACGCCCTGGCGGCGAACGGGATCGACCACGAGTACGTGCTCTATCCGGGCGAGGGCCACGGTTTCCGCAGCGCGGAGACGATCGTGGACGCCCTGGAGCGGGAGCTGGCCTTCCTCGGCCGGGTGTTCGGCTTCACGCCGAGCCTCTGA
- a CDS encoding methylenetetrahydrofolate reductase, translated as MSSTIDASRVPFSFELYPPRSESSQEALHDTVRRLAAAGPEFLSVTYGAGGSTGGRSLDVLRFIREHTDVEPLAHLTCVGNTYAGATALIREFLDAGILRFLALRGDPPAGQTEPFLGDLESAAQLVQLIDRVQAERAPYRESPVPGLPGAALVAPRQKVDIAVAAFPKGHPRATHRTQDVEALLAKQAAGATFAITQLFFHPDDYLAFVERARAGGVTIPILPGIMPITSPARLARVLELTGEDLPSELAIALDVEPTAEGRREIGITWAARLAADVVAGGAPGVHLYAFNQHETVLTVLAEAGILPALRH; from the coding sequence ATGTCTTCCACGATCGACGCCTCCCGTGTGCCGTTCTCCTTCGAGCTCTATCCGCCTCGGTCGGAGTCGAGCCAGGAGGCGCTGCACGACACCGTCCGCCGCCTCGCCGCGGCCGGGCCCGAGTTCCTCTCGGTGACCTACGGTGCCGGCGGGTCGACCGGAGGCCGCTCGCTCGACGTGCTGCGCTTCATCCGGGAGCACACCGACGTCGAGCCCCTCGCGCACCTCACCTGCGTCGGCAACACCTACGCCGGGGCGACCGCCCTCATCCGCGAGTTCCTCGACGCCGGGATCCTCCGCTTCCTCGCCCTCCGCGGCGATCCGCCCGCCGGGCAGACCGAACCGTTCCTGGGAGACCTGGAGAGCGCCGCCCAGCTCGTGCAGCTCATCGACCGCGTGCAGGCCGAACGCGCGCCCTATCGGGAATCCCCGGTACCGGGCCTTCCGGGTGCCGCGCTCGTGGCGCCCCGGCAGAAGGTGGACATCGCGGTCGCGGCCTTCCCGAAGGGGCACCCGCGGGCGACGCACCGCACGCAGGACGTCGAGGCACTGCTCGCGAAGCAGGCGGCTGGTGCGACCTTCGCGATCACGCAGCTGTTCTTCCACCCCGACGACTACCTCGCCTTCGTCGAGCGCGCCAGGGCGGGCGGCGTCACCATCCCGATCCTCCCCGGCATCATGCCGATCACGTCACCGGCCCGGCTGGCCCGCGTGCTGGAGCTGACGGGGGAGGACCTGCCGAGCGAACTCGCGATCGCCCTCGATGTCGAGCCCACGGCGGAGGGGCGTCGGGAGATCGGGATCACGTGGGCCGCGCGCCTCGCGGCCGATGTCGTCGCCGGCGGCGCCCCCGGCGTGCACCTCTACGCCTTCAACCAGCACGAGACCGTCCTGACCGTCCTCGCCGAAGCCGGCATCCTCCCGGCGCTCCGGCACTAG
- the metE gene encoding 5-methyltetrahydropteroyltriglutamate--homocysteine S-methyltransferase codes for MTAFPEGTILGYPRIGRRRELKKAVEAFWAGRIDEEELERTAADLRRATRERLAALGLGRTDSAIPESFSYYDQVLDAAVTVGAIPARFDDLREADGTIGLSALFTIARGEGDRAPLEMTKWFDSNYHYLVPEIGPETVFSLSGDRLVREVAEAVADGFVTRPVIVGPVTLLALAKASDAAPEGFDPLSRLDDLLPVYADLLARLRAAGAEWVQLDEPALVSESLPASTTQLASAAEHALAALGGAADRPALLIAAPYASLGDTFATVAAAPVEAIAVDLVRGVVPDAVPGLEGKTLVGGVVDGHNIWRGDLAAAFASLEALRALGAPVSAATSTSLLHVPHDVEDETALDPRLVSWLAFADQKVQQVVVLARGLAEGRAAIAAELDAATAALQDRLSAPGVRDGAVRSRSLTDADFARAPYPEREEAQQALGLPALPLTTIGSFPQTGDIRRARAQFLRGEVPQDDYEEFLRREVAAVVSLQEDLGLDVLVHGEPERNDMVQYFAEHLDGFAVTEHGWVQSYGSRATRPSILWGDVSRPAPITVAWSAYAQSLTAKHMKGMLTGPVTILAWSFVRDDQPLGETANQVALALREEIADLEAAGIQVIQVDEPALRELLPLKQADQPAYLDWSVASFRLATGGAAAATQVHTHLCYSEFGVVIDAIRALDADVTSIEAARSRMEVVADIAEVGFDHGIGPGVYDIHSPRVPTVEEVESLLRRAVDEIPLRQLWVNPDCGLKTRGYAETTASLRNIVEATHRVRADVAVTA; via the coding sequence ATGACCGCATTCCCCGAGGGCACCATCCTCGGCTATCCCCGCATCGGCCGCCGCCGCGAGCTGAAGAAGGCCGTCGAGGCGTTCTGGGCCGGACGCATCGACGAGGAGGAGCTGGAGCGGACCGCTGCAGACCTGCGTCGGGCGACGCGCGAGCGTCTCGCCGCCCTCGGTCTCGGCCGCACGGACTCGGCCATCCCGGAGTCCTTCTCGTACTACGACCAGGTCCTGGACGCCGCCGTCACGGTCGGGGCCATCCCGGCGCGCTTCGACGACCTCCGCGAGGCCGACGGGACGATCGGACTCTCCGCGTTGTTCACCATCGCCCGGGGCGAGGGCGACAGGGCGCCGCTCGAGATGACGAAGTGGTTCGACTCGAACTACCACTACCTCGTGCCCGAGATCGGACCGGAGACGGTGTTCTCCCTCTCCGGCGACCGGCTGGTGCGGGAGGTCGCGGAGGCGGTCGCGGACGGGTTCGTCACCCGCCCGGTGATCGTCGGACCGGTCACGCTCCTGGCCCTGGCGAAGGCCTCGGACGCCGCGCCGGAGGGTTTCGATCCGCTGTCGCGCCTCGATGACCTCCTCCCGGTGTACGCCGACCTGCTCGCCCGGCTGCGTGCCGCCGGGGCCGAGTGGGTGCAGCTCGACGAACCCGCGCTCGTGAGCGAGTCGCTGCCGGCCTCGACCACGCAGCTGGCGTCCGCCGCAGAGCACGCACTCGCGGCCCTGGGCGGCGCCGCCGATCGGCCCGCGCTCCTCATCGCGGCGCCGTACGCGAGCCTCGGCGACACCTTCGCCACCGTGGCCGCCGCTCCCGTCGAGGCGATCGCCGTGGACCTCGTGCGTGGCGTCGTCCCGGACGCCGTGCCCGGGCTGGAGGGCAAGACCCTCGTCGGCGGTGTGGTCGACGGGCACAACATCTGGCGGGGCGACCTCGCTGCGGCGTTCGCCTCCCTGGAGGCGCTCCGCGCTCTGGGCGCGCCGGTGTCGGCCGCGACGTCCACCTCGCTGCTGCACGTGCCGCACGACGTCGAGGACGAGACCGCCCTGGACCCGCGCCTCGTGTCGTGGCTCGCGTTCGCGGATCAGAAGGTGCAGCAGGTCGTCGTCCTCGCCCGCGGTCTGGCCGAGGGGCGCGCGGCGATCGCCGCCGAGCTCGATGCCGCGACCGCCGCGCTGCAGGACCGCCTGTCGGCACCCGGCGTCCGCGACGGCGCCGTCCGGTCCCGCTCCCTCACCGACGCCGACTTCGCCCGCGCACCGTACCCGGAGCGGGAGGAGGCGCAGCAGGCGCTCGGCCTTCCCGCGCTGCCGCTGACGACGATCGGCTCGTTCCCGCAGACCGGTGACATCCGGCGGGCCAGGGCCCAGTTCCTGCGCGGCGAGGTGCCCCAGGACGACTACGAGGAGTTCCTGCGCCGCGAGGTCGCCGCGGTCGTGTCGCTGCAGGAGGACCTTGGGCTCGACGTGCTCGTGCACGGCGAGCCGGAGCGGAACGACATGGTGCAGTACTTCGCGGAGCATCTCGACGGGTTCGCGGTCACCGAGCACGGCTGGGTGCAGTCGTACGGCTCCCGGGCCACCCGTCCCTCCATCCTGTGGGGAGACGTCTCCCGGCCGGCGCCCATCACGGTGGCCTGGTCGGCGTACGCCCAGTCGCTCACCGCGAAGCACATGAAGGGCATGCTCACGGGCCCGGTCACGATCCTCGCGTGGTCGTTCGTCCGCGACGACCAGCCTCTCGGCGAGACCGCCAACCAGGTGGCGCTCGCGCTGCGTGAGGAGATCGCCGACCTCGAGGCGGCGGGCATCCAGGTCATCCAGGTCGACGAGCCGGCGCTGCGCGAGCTGCTGCCGCTCAAGCAGGCCGATCAGCCCGCGTACCTCGACTGGTCGGTCGCCTCGTTCCGCCTGGCCACGGGCGGCGCGGCCGCGGCGACGCAGGTGCACACGCACCTCTGTTACTCGGAGTTCGGCGTCGTCATCGACGCGATCCGGGCGCTGGATGCGGACGTCACCTCGATCGAGGCCGCGCGCAGCCGCATGGAGGTCGTCGCGGACATCGCCGAGGTCGGCTTCGATCACGGCATCGGCCCGGGCGTGTACGACATCCACTCGCCGCGCGTGCCGACGGTCGAGGAGGTCGAGTCGCTGCTGCGCCGCGCGGTCGACGAGATCCCGCTCCGTCAGCTCTGGGTGAACCCCGACTGCGGTCTGAAGACCCGCGGTTACGCGGAGACCACGGCCTCGCTCCGGAACATCGTCGAGGCGACCCACCGGGTCCGCGCGGACGTCGCCGTCACGGCCTGA
- the lexA gene encoding transcriptional repressor LexA: MSDTSALESEAPRTRRRKSLSPKQMAILEVIQTSIAQNGYPPSMREIGDAVGLKSLSSVTHQLGQLELSGYLRRDPGKTRAMEVLIDLPGTGAENPADVATPVGDAALVPLVGRIAAGVPITADQQVEEIFPLPRQLVGKGDLFMLKVSGESMIDAAICDGDWVVVRSQNTAENGEIVAAMLDGEATVKVLRRRDGHTWLLPRNSAFEPILGDEAVVLGKVVAVLRAV; this comes from the coding sequence ATGAGCGACACCTCAGCCCTCGAATCCGAGGCGCCGCGCACCCGCCGTCGCAAGAGCCTCAGCCCGAAGCAGATGGCGATCCTGGAGGTCATCCAGACCTCGATCGCGCAGAACGGCTACCCGCCGAGCATGCGCGAGATCGGCGACGCCGTCGGGCTGAAGTCGCTGTCCAGCGTCACGCACCAGCTCGGGCAGCTCGAGCTCAGCGGCTACCTCCGCCGCGATCCCGGCAAGACCCGGGCGATGGAGGTCCTCATCGACCTCCCCGGCACCGGAGCCGAGAATCCCGCCGACGTCGCGACCCCCGTCGGCGACGCCGCCCTGGTCCCCCTCGTCGGCCGCATCGCCGCCGGTGTGCCGATCACCGCCGATCAGCAGGTCGAGGAGATCTTCCCCCTTCCCCGGCAGCTCGTGGGCAAGGGCGATCTCTTCATGCTCAAGGTCTCCGGCGAATCGATGATCGACGCCGCCATCTGCGACGGGGACTGGGTCGTGGTCCGGTCGCAGAACACCGCGGAGAACGGCGAGATCGTCGCCGCCATGCTCGACGGCGAGGCCACGGTGAAGGTGCTCCGCCGCCGCGACGGACACACCTGGCTGCTCCCCCGGAACTCCGCGTTCGAACCGATCCTGGGCGACGAGGCCGTGGTGCTCGGCAAGGTCGTCGCCGTCCTCCGAGCGGTCTGA
- a CDS encoding LysM peptidoglycan-binding domain-containing protein has translation MSSISLSTATALPASARPATRLRITARGRRTLLALASIPLAAGIAFAAISGGSAIASGADAPAAAVETVTVMPGDTLWSIASAIAPEADPRDVIGEISRMNLLRGGELQVGQELALPARYTD, from the coding sequence ATGAGCAGCATCAGCCTCAGCACCGCGACCGCCCTTCCGGCATCGGCCCGTCCGGCCACCCGGCTGCGGATCACGGCGCGAGGCCGCCGCACCCTGCTCGCTCTCGCCTCGATCCCGCTCGCCGCCGGTATCGCGTTCGCGGCCATCAGCGGTGGCAGCGCCATCGCGTCGGGCGCCGATGCGCCGGCCGCTGCCGTCGAGACGGTGACGGTCATGCCCGGCGACACCCTGTGGTCCATCGCGAGTGCGATCGCCCCCGAGGCCGATCCGCGCGATGTCATCGGTGAGATCAGCCGGATGAACCTGCTCCGTGGCGGCGAGCTGCAGGTCGGCCAGGAGCTCGCGCTCCCGGCTCGCTACACCGACTGA
- a CDS encoding histidinol-phosphate transaminase, with protein sequence MGRVTFSLNDLPLRDDLRGLTPYGAPQAPLPVALNVNENTHPVPDAVASDILDDIAVAIRDVNRYPDREFTTLREAFAGYLGHGLTAEQIWAGNGSNEVLQHIFQAFGGPGRTAFGFSPTYSMYPLIAKGTGASWIAGTRQPDYTVTPEDAAQQVRDADPDIVILCSPNNPTGTPLGLDVVEAVYDAARGVVIVDEAYQEFAPRDASSALTLLEGRPRLAVSRTMSKAFAFAGARVGYLAADPAFIDALRLVRLPYHLSALTQAAAVAALRNADVMLGMVQEIVEQRDRITATLEALGYTPHPSWSNFVLFGGVADPQATWQQLYDRGVLVRDVGIPGHLRVSAGTEAETTAFLDALASIGSAS encoded by the coding sequence ATGGGAAGGGTGACCTTCTCCCTCAATGATCTCCCGCTCCGCGACGATCTGCGCGGACTCACGCCGTACGGGGCCCCGCAGGCGCCCCTTCCGGTCGCGCTGAACGTCAACGAGAACACGCATCCGGTTCCGGACGCGGTCGCCAGCGACATCCTGGACGACATCGCGGTGGCGATCCGGGACGTGAACCGCTACCCGGACCGCGAGTTCACGACGCTGCGGGAGGCTTTCGCCGGCTATCTCGGCCACGGTCTGACGGCGGAGCAGATCTGGGCCGGCAACGGCTCCAACGAGGTGCTGCAGCACATCTTCCAGGCCTTCGGCGGCCCGGGCCGCACGGCGTTCGGGTTCAGCCCGACCTATTCGATGTACCCGCTCATCGCCAAGGGCACGGGAGCGTCCTGGATCGCCGGGACGCGGCAGCCCGACTACACCGTCACGCCCGAGGACGCGGCCCAGCAGGTGCGCGACGCCGACCCCGACATCGTGATCCTCTGCTCGCCCAACAACCCGACAGGGACCCCGCTCGGGCTGGACGTGGTGGAAGCGGTCTACGACGCCGCCCGCGGCGTCGTGATCGTCGACGAGGCCTATCAGGAGTTCGCACCGCGGGACGCGTCGTCCGCGCTCACGCTGCTGGAGGGGCGTCCCCGTCTCGCCGTCTCGCGCACCATGAGCAAGGCGTTCGCCTTCGCCGGGGCGCGCGTCGGCTATCTGGCGGCCGACCCGGCGTTCATCGACGCGCTGCGTCTCGTGCGGCTCCCGTACCACCTGAGCGCCCTGACGCAGGCGGCCGCGGTCGCGGCGCTCCGCAACGCCGACGTCATGCTGGGCATGGTGCAGGAGATCGTGGAGCAGCGGGACCGCATCACGGCGACGCTCGAGGCGCTCGGCTACACGCCGCACCCGTCCTGGTCCAACTTCGTGCTGTTCGGCGGCGTCGCCGACCCGCAGGCCACCTGGCAGCAGCTTTACGACCGCGGCGTGCTCGTCCGCGATGTCGGCATCCCCGGTCACCTGCGCGTCAGCGCCGGCACGGAGGCGGAGACGACCGCGTTCTTGGATGCTCTGGCCTCGATAGGATCGGCATCATGA
- the hisB gene encoding imidazoleglycerol-phosphate dehydratase HisB, whose translation MTIPAPTARTASRVRTTSESTVELELNLDGTGVSRIDTSVPFFDHMLTAFAKHSLTDLTVRASGDTHIDAHHTVEDVSIVLGQAILAALGDKSGISRYGDALVPLDEALAQAVVDISGRPYLVHEGEPAGFEHHLIGGHFTGSLVRHVFEAITFNAALTVHVRVLGGRDPHHIAEAEFKAFARAFRQAKALDPLVDGIPSTKGAL comes from the coding sequence ATGACCATCCCCGCGCCCACCGCCCGGACCGCGAGCCGCGTGCGCACCACGTCGGAGTCGACCGTCGAGCTCGAGCTGAATCTCGACGGCACCGGTGTGAGCCGCATCGACACCTCGGTGCCCTTCTTCGACCACATGCTGACGGCGTTCGCGAAGCACTCGCTCACCGACCTCACCGTCCGTGCCTCCGGGGACACCCACATCGACGCGCACCACACCGTGGAGGACGTCTCGATCGTCCTCGGTCAGGCGATCCTCGCCGCCCTCGGCGACAAGTCGGGCATCTCGCGTTACGGCGATGCGCTCGTCCCGCTGGACGAGGCGCTCGCGCAGGCGGTCGTCGACATCTCGGGTCGTCCCTACCTCGTGCACGAGGGGGAGCCGGCCGGCTTCGAGCACCACCTGATCGGCGGCCACTTCACCGGGTCGCTCGTGCGCCACGTCTTCGAGGCGATCACCTTCAACGCCGCGCTCACCGTGCACGTCCGCGTGCTGGGCGGCCGCGATCCGCACCACATCGCGGAGGCCGAGTTCAAGGCGTTCGCGCGCGCGTTCCGGCAGGCGAAGGCCCTGGACCCGCTCGTCGACGGCATCCCGTCCACCAAGGGAGCATTGTGA
- the hisH gene encoding imidazole glycerol phosphate synthase subunit HisH, translated as MSAAPRVAVFDYESGNVHSAVKALVAAGADAVLTRDRTEALEADGLLVPGVGAFQAVRDALHAHGGDEIIGRRLAGGRPVLGICVGMQVLFEHGVERGHDTAGLGEWPGAVTELNAPVLPHMGWNTVEPGEDSVLFRGIEQERFYFVHSYAAQSWELDVIPPFPQPVLTWATYGDPFLAAVENGPLSATQFHPEKSGEAGIQLLRNWVQSL; from the coding sequence GTGAGCGCCGCTCCCCGCGTCGCGGTCTTCGACTACGAGTCGGGCAACGTCCACTCCGCGGTCAAGGCGCTCGTCGCCGCGGGTGCCGATGCCGTCCTCACGCGTGACCGCACGGAGGCGCTCGAGGCCGACGGTCTCCTCGTCCCCGGCGTCGGCGCGTTCCAGGCCGTTCGCGACGCCCTGCACGCGCACGGCGGGGACGAGATCATCGGGCGTCGGCTCGCGGGCGGTCGTCCCGTGCTCGGCATCTGCGTCGGCATGCAGGTGCTCTTCGAGCACGGCGTCGAGCGCGGTCACGACACGGCGGGCCTCGGTGAGTGGCCCGGAGCGGTCACCGAGCTCAACGCTCCGGTGCTGCCGCACATGGGCTGGAACACAGTGGAGCCGGGGGAGGACAGCGTGCTGTTCCGCGGCATCGAGCAGGAGCGCTTCTACTTCGTGCACTCGTACGCGGCGCAGTCGTGGGAGCTGGACGTGATCCCGCCGTTCCCGCAGCCCGTGCTGACGTGGGCGACCTACGGCGACCCGTTCCTCGCGGCGGTCGAGAACGGCCCGCTCTCGGCCACCCAGTTCCACCCCGAGAAGTCCGGCGAGGCCGGCATCCAGCTGCTGCGCAACTGGGTGCAGAGCCTCTGA
- the priA gene encoding bifunctional 1-(5-phosphoribosyl)-5-((5-phosphoribosylamino)methylideneamino)imidazole-4-carboxamide isomerase/phosphoribosylanthranilate isomerase PriA yields MNDFAQSPSLTLLPAVDVAGGKAVRLTQGEAGTETSYGDPLDAAGEWVSQGASWIHLVDLDAAFGRGSNAPILRKVIKQFKNVNVELSGGIRDDASLEAALESGAARINLGTAALENPEWAADVISRFGEAIAVGLDVRGTTLAARGWTKEGGDLWEVLERLEDAGCSRYVVTDVTKDGTLRGPNLDLLREVTSRTPKPVVASGGISNLDDIAALRALVPLGVEGAIVGKALYAGAFTLAEALDVAGD; encoded by the coding sequence ATGAACGACTTCGCGCAGTCCCCTTCGCTCACGCTCCTTCCCGCGGTCGACGTCGCCGGCGGCAAGGCGGTCCGTCTCACGCAGGGGGAGGCCGGCACCGAGACCAGCTACGGCGACCCTCTGGACGCCGCCGGGGAGTGGGTGTCGCAGGGGGCCTCCTGGATCCATCTCGTCGACCTCGACGCGGCGTTCGGGCGCGGCAGCAACGCCCCGATCCTGCGCAAGGTCATCAAGCAGTTCAAGAACGTCAACGTCGAGCTCTCGGGCGGGATCCGCGACGACGCGAGCCTGGAGGCGGCGCTGGAGAGCGGCGCCGCGCGCATCAACCTCGGCACCGCCGCGCTGGAGAACCCGGAGTGGGCCGCCGACGTCATCAGCCGGTTCGGCGAGGCGATCGCCGTCGGCCTGGATGTGCGCGGCACGACCCTCGCGGCCCGCGGCTGGACGAAGGAGGGCGGCGACCTCTGGGAGGTGCTCGAGCGCCTCGAGGACGCCGGATGCAGCCGCTACGTCGTCACCGACGTGACGAAGGACGGGACGCTGCGCGGCCCGAACCTCGACCTCCTGCGCGAGGTGACCTCGCGGACGCCCAAGCCGGTCGTCGCATCGGGGGGGATCTCGAACCTCGACGACATCGCGGCGCTGCGCGCGCTGGTCCCGCTGGGCGTCGAAGGCGCCATCGTCGGCAAGGCCCTGTACGCCGGGGCGTTCACGCTGGCGGAGGCACTGGATGTCGCCGGAGACTGA